Within the Achromobacter spanius genome, the region AATACCGGCGACAAGCCATCCTCGTTGAAGTCCATGCGCCCAAGCACATCGGCCGCGAACACGACCGTGTCGCCCTCCATCCACGCACAATGATCGGCGGGTTCCAGCATGCCGCCGTCCTGCTTGGCGGCGTACAGGCATTGCTGGTCATGAGAGGAAGATGAACGCGTGGAGGCGGCATCCGTGGACGCGGTGTTCGCGGGAACAGGAGTCGCGGCAAGAGCTGCTGCCGGCAGGGCCGCCAGCAGCGTAAACAACAAGGTTTTCAGCATGCCGGAAATCCTAGCATGCGCCCCGCCGGCCACCGCCCCGCTTCAGTTTGCAGTCGCGCCGGAATCCTTCACCGCCTGTGCCCAGGTTGCAATCTCGGTCTGGATGAACTTGCCGAACGCGGCCGTGTTCACGTTGGAGGCCTGAGCGCCCTCTTCCATCAAGCGTTGCTTCACGGCGGGCGCGGCCAACGCGCCGCTCAAGGCCTGGTTAAGCTTCGCGACCACGGCGTCCGGCGTGCCCGATGGCGCCACCACGCCGTGCCACGACACCGCCTGAAAGCCCGGCAGGCCGGACTCGGCCATCGTGGGCACATCGGGCAAGGCCGGCGACCGTTCGGGCGACGTGACCGCCAGCGCGCGCAAGGTGCCCGCCTTCACATGCGGCAGCACGCCCGGAATGGTCGTGAACATGAAGTCGATCTGGCCGCCGATCAAATCGGTAATGGCGGGGCTGCCGCCCTTGTACGGCACATGCGTGAACGCCAGCTTCGCCGAACTCTTGAACATCTCGCCGGCCAGATGGCCCGGCGTGCCCGCGCCCGCCGACCCCATGTTGGTCTTGTCGCCCTGTCCACGGATGTAGCCGATCAGCTCCTGCACATTGGCGGCCTTGACGTTGGGGCCGATCACCAGCACGTTGGGCACCGTGGCCAACAGCGTGACGGGCGTGAAGTCCTTGACCGCGTCGTACGAAATGCGCGAATACAGTGACGGGTTGATGCCGTGCGTGCTGGCGGTGGCCAGCAGCAGCGTGTAGCCGTCCGGCGCGGATGTGGCCACCTGCTTGGCGGCGATGGTGCCGTTGGCGCCGCCCTTGTTCTCGATGATGATGGTCTGGCCCAGCGTCTTGCCCGCTTCGGCCGCGACGGTGCGCGCCAGGATGTCCGACGTGCCGCCCGCCGAGTGCGGCACGACCAGCGTGATGGGCTTGGTCGGGAAGGTCTGCGCATGCGCCACCGGCAGCAACGGCGTGAAACAGGCGGCCAGCGCAACGCGCGCCAGCAATCGGGGTTGGCTCATTGATGTCTCCTCGTTTGTAATCGAATGCGGCGCCCTTCCTGGGCGCCGTCATACCCGTGGCGGATAGGACCGGCGCTCAGTCCGACCCGAGTTGCAGCTTGTTGGGCTGGCGCTTTTCGATCGACCACTTGAGCAGCGCGGCCGAGCGGTAGATGCCGTGCGCGAACTTGCCGTAGGGCAGGGTCAGGAACAGCGCCATCACCACGCCCAGGTGAATGGCCAGCAGCAGCGCCATCGCGCTGCCATCACGCCCGGCCAACAGCGCCAGGCCGGTGGCGCTGGTCAGGAACAGCAGCACGATAAAGCCCCGGTCCATCGGTTTTTGCGCGGCATCGCCTTGCTGCGGATGGCGCTTGATGTTCAACCACAGCAGCCCGGCCGGCCCGATCAGCAGGCCGATGCCGCCCACCGTGCCCAGCAGCACCGGCGCGCTGAAGAACGGATACGGCGCCTGCTGGCCCAGCAGATAGTGGTACAGCGTGGCCACGCAGGTGGCCGCGAAACACAGCATGAAGCCGTAGAACGTGAAGTGATGAAAGCGCCGCCGCCACAAGGTGAAGGCGTCGTCCGCGTTGTTGCAGCCCTTGCCATGGCCGCCGTCCAGATAGCGCAGCCGCAACGCGTCGTGCGCGGCTTCAGCCACGGCCGCGCCGGACGCTGCCCCCGGGCTGACGTTGCGCCAGAAGCGTGTGACGCCCACCGCCAGGGCCAGCATCGAAAAACCAAATACCACGCCAAACATCAGCGCCAGCGTGTTGTGCGGGAACACGGCGTAGAAGTTGCCCGCCATGGGCTCATGAAACAGCCCGCCCGCCATCAGCACGGCCAACACCAGGAACAGCGCCAGGCCGCCGGCGGTGGCCAACGACAAGACCAGCCCGTTGCGCTTGTACAGCGTGCCCAGCGCGGCGGGCCAGGCGTAGTCGGTGTAGGTCTGCACGCGCACCTTGGCCATGGCCTGCGGCACGTTCACCGCGAATTCATGCGGCGGCGCGTACTGGCAGGCGTGCAGACAGGCGCCGCAGTTGTGGCACAGGTTGGCCAGGTAGTTCAGGTCGGCCTTGCCGAATTCCAGCCGGCGCGTCATGGCCGGAAACACCGCGCAGAACCCTTCGCAATAGCGGCAGGCATTGCATATCTGCATGACGCGCGCGACTTCGGTTTCGTCTTCGGTCAGCAAGTCGGCCTGTGGCTTGGCGGTCTTGCCGCGCCACTGGACGGGGTGCTCGACCATGGCGGCCGACATCGCAGGTTGCTCCGCCCCGGCGGGGCCGCCAGGCGTCGAGGAATGCGGGGTGGAAAACGACTGCGCCTCGCGGGCCAGGGCTTCAAGCTGCTTCATATCGTGCTCTTCGCAAGGGTCTGGGCGCGCGCGGCGGCGGCGGCCCGGGTGCCGGCAATACGGCCGAACGCCGTGCCGATGGACATGCCCACGCCCGCCGTATAGCCCTTGCCCAGCACGTTGCCGGCCATCATTTCGCCGGCCACGAACAGGTTGTCGCTGGGCACGTCGTTAAAGCGCACGGCAGCGGTGTCGTCCACCTTCAAGCCCAGATAGGTAAAGGTGATGCCGGGGCGCAGGGCGTAGCCGTAGAACGGCGCGGTATCGATCGGCCGCGCCCAATGTGTCTTGGCGGGCGCGATGCCTTCGGTGTGGCAGTCGTCCAGCGCGGTGTGGTCGAAGGTGCCGACGCGGCAGGCGGCGTTGTAGTCGCGCAGGGTTTGTTCAAAGGTGGCGGGGTCCAGCCCCAGCTTGTCGGCCAGCTCGGGCAGCGTGTCGGCCTTCACGCCGGGAAACACCGGCGGCATGAAGCGGCCGATGGCCTTGGCGTCGATGATGGAATAGGCGATCTGGCCAGGCTGCATCGCCGTCAGGCGGCCCCAGATGGCGTAGCGCTTGGGCCAGAAGTCTTCGCCTTCGTCGTAGAAGCGCACGGCGTCGCGGTTGACCACCACACCCAGCGACACGCAATCGATGCGGGTACAGATGCCACCGTCGTACAGCGGGGCGCGCGCGTCGATCGCCACGCAGTGCGATTGGGACGGGTCGCCGATGCCGTCCGCCCCCGCGTCCAACATGAATTTCAGCAGCACGCCCATGTTGAAGCGCGTGCCACGGATCAGGAAATTGTCGGCCGGCCATTCGCCGCGTTCGTTCTGGCCCCAGGCTTCGCGCAGCCACTCCCGGTTGGACTCGAAGCCGCCCGCGGCCAGCACACAGGCGCGGGCCTCGATGCGCTCATCCCCGATGCGCGCGGCCTTGAAACGGCCGTCTTCCAGTTCCAGCGCATCCACCGGCGCGTTGTAGCGGATCTGCACGCCCAGCGCCTCGGCGCTGCGGTAATAGGCATTCACCAGCGCCTTGCCGCCGCCCATGAAAAAGGCGTTGGTGCGCGCCACGTGCAGCGCGCCCGACAGCGGCGGCTGGAAGTTCACGCCGTGGCGGCGCATCCAGTCGCGACAGGTGGAAGATTCGCGGATGACCAGCCGCGCCAGGTGTTCGTTGGTCTGCCCGCCCGTGACCTTCAGCAGGTCTTGCCAGTATTCCTCTTCGGGATAGGCGTCGGTCAGCACGTCCTGCGGGGCGTCGTGCATGCAGCGCAAATTGCGCGTGTGCTGCGAATTGCCGCCCCGCCATTCGCGCGGCGCGGCCTCCAGCAGCAACACGCTTGCGCCAGCCTCACGCGCCATCAGGGCCGCGCACAGCGCCGCGTTGCCCCCGCCCACCACCAAGACATCCACCATGTCATTGCCCCTCACATCAAGGGGACGACTCTACCTATTGGATGGCCCGTGCGATATCAGGCGGGCGTCAACAGGTCTTCACGAATCGTGAAGAGCCACCACCGCCCATTTGCCGTCGCGCGCCAGGGTGCGCGACACATCGGCCAACACCAGCCGGGCGGCCAGCGCCGCGGGCGACAGTTCATCGTCGGACAGGCTGACCAGCAGATTGGGGCGAAACAGGTGGGCGTCTTCAATACGCGCCATGTGCAACTGCCCGGGCGCGATGCGCGCCGTGGCCGAACTGGGCTGGATGGTGGCCGCGTTGCCCAATTGCACCACGTCCATCAGCAACGACAGGCCATCAACTTCGGCCACCACGCGCGGCGTCTGCCCCAGTTGCAGAAACGCATTGTTGACCAGTGCCCGCAGCCCGTGGCGCCCGCTGGGCAGCACCAGCGGCAGATGCGCGATATCGGCCAGCCGCGTCGTGTCGCCGTCCGGCACGCCCGGCATGTCGCGCCGCGCGCACAGGAACAGGGGCTCGTCCAGCAGCGGCATGATGCTCCAGCGGCGCGCGGATTCGGCCTGGAACACGATGGCCAGGTCCAGCAGGCGGCCGTTGAGCATGTCGGCCAGATGGCCCGACAACGCCTCGACCAGATGCAGCCGAATGTCGGGGTAGCGCTCGTTCATGGCTTGCAGGAACGGCGCGCCCAGGATGGCGGCGGTGGTGGACGACAAGCCCACGCTGACATGGCCTGCCAGCCGCGCCTGCTGCGCGGCCTGCACGGCGTCATCGGCATGGCGCAGCGCCAGTTGCGCCTGCCTGAAAAACGCCAAACCCGCATCCGTTGGCACCACGCCACTGGCGCTGCGTTGCAGCAGCCGGGTGGACAGCTCGCCTTCCAGCCGGCTGATCTGCTGGCTGAGCGCCGACGTGACCATGCCGATGGACGTGGCCGCGCGGCCGATGCTGCCCGCTTCGACCACGCGCACGAAGTAACGCAGTTGGCGCAGTTCCATGCCTAGGCCGGAATGGTCAGGCCCCGCACCACGGCCGGACGAGCAACAAACGTTTCCAGCACGCGGGCCACGTTCTTGAACCGCGAGAACTCGACCAGGTTGCCTGCGTCGTAAAAGCCCACCAGGTTGCGCACCCACGGCAGGATGGCGATGTCGGCCACGGTGTATTCGTCGCCCATGACCCAGTCGCGGCCTTCCAGGCGCTGGTCCAGCACGGCCAGCAGGCGCTTGGATTCCGCCACATAGCGTTCCAGCGGACGCTTGTCTTCGTAGTCCTTGCCGGCGAACTTATGAAAGAAGCCCAGTTGGCCAAACATCGGGCCGATGCCGCCCATCTGGAACATCACCCATTGCAGCGTCTCGTAGCGCCCGGCCGTGTCCGTGGGGATGAACTGGCCGGTCTTGCTGGCCAGGTAGATCAGGATGGCGCCGGACTCAAACAGCGCCAGCGGCTTGCCGTCCGGGCCATTGGGGTCAAGGATGGCCGGAATCTTGTTGTTCGGGCTCAGCGACAGGAACTCGGGCGAAAACTGGTCCTGCTTGTCGAACGCGACCCGGTGGGCCTCGTAGGGCAGGCCGATTTCTTCCAGCAGGATCGACGCTTTCACGCCATTGGGCGTGGGCAGCGAATACAACTGGATGCGGTCAGGATGCTGGGCGGGCCACTTCTTGGTGATGGCGAACGAGTCTAGGGCGGTCATGCGGGGTTTCTCCAGGGGAGGCGGAAGTCGTGACGGGTTATTGCGCCGATCATCCTAGCGCAAATGCCGGAAAATCCGCTGAAATACCCACTTGCCGACCCGGCTGAACAGGGCCTGTCGGCCTGGTGCCCAGCGCTGTCGGCGAAATAGGGGTTCGTGACACAATTCGGCTCGCCCAACCCCATCCCCGGACGCCGCCCCGCAGCCCCCATGACATTTCCGATGCAGCACCCGTTTACCCCGCTATTGCTGGCCGCCGCCGCACTGCTGATGCCAACCGGCGCCCAGGCCGACGTCACGGCGGCGTCAAGCGCCACCCCGCCCCCCGGCATGGCCCAATACGGCGTGGGTCCGCATGGCCAGAGCCTGACGCTGACCTTGCTGAACAACCGCGACAGCGCGCCCGCGCCCAACACGCCCTACCGCCTGTTCCTGACGGGCAAGCAGGACGCCATTCGCAACACGCCCAGCCAGGACGGCATTCTGCACGGCACCACCGACGCCGAAGGCCGCACCGCCTGGGTGTGGACGGACAAGGCGTTCCAGCCCGAAGATTTCACGCTGATCCGCCGCGTGGGCGACGGCCCCTGGGGCCACTTTTTCCAACTGCATTCCAGCGGCAACGACAAGGAACCCGTGCCGGCCTGGCCCTACATCCTGACCATGCACCAGCGCTGGGGCGAACAATGGGTAGACCTGGGCTACACCACCCGCCAAGGCGCCACGGCCTATTTCAGCCACAACGTGCCGGCAGCCTCCCTGTCCCTGTCCATCGATGCGCCCGTCACCGACAACAGGGCGTGCTTTGACGAGCTGGACGCCATCAACCGCAAGTTCAGCCAGAACGATGCCGCCGGCGCGCAGCAGTTGATCCAGACCATGCAATGCGCCGACACCCTTCGCCAGCAACTGGATCTGGCTCAGCTATTGCTGATGGTCGGCCGGCAAGACGACGCGCGCCACTGGCTGATGCAATCACGCAAATGGCGGTTTCCGGAATCGTTCGCGCCCGTCGAAACCCCGCTGCTGAGCGACCGCCTGGGCCTGGAACGGCTGCTGGGCATGCCCGACCTGGCGCTGGCCGACGCACAGACGCTGCAACGTCGCCAGACCAAGCCCGGCCGCCCGCCCCGGGCAAGCGACACGGATTGGCCCAACGATATTGCCTATTACCTGGCGGACTTTCCCGACTACCTGCCGCAAGCCGAAGAGGAAGCGCGCCGGTCCATCCGCCTGTGGGGTCCCAACCCCTACAACCAGGGCACGCTGGGCTGGATCCTTAGCTTGCGAGGCGACACCGAGGAAGGCCTGCGCCTGATGCGCGCGTCGTACCGCGAGATATCGCGCAACGAGGAAATCGTGGCCGACTACGGCTTGGCGCTATGGCGCAACGGCCAGCCGGAACAGGCGACGCGCTTGTGGGACGAGGCCCAGGCGCAGTGCGTATGGGGCCGCCGCCTGTACGCGGCGATGCGCGAGGCGCAGTACGACGACCACCCCTATTTCCAGCCCTCGGATTCCGACGCGGTGCAAGCGTATCGGCAACGCTGCGACGGGCCTCGGATAAAACGCAAGACCGTAACTATTGGCCCGGCGTTGCCACCCGCCCCCGCCGCATGACGTTGCGTTTTCACCCGTCGTCGCGTTTTACTTTTCGTCCTTCATCTTCACGTCGCTGGCCGTGTCGGCCTTCAAGCCGCTGGTGTTGATCTTGCCGGGCGGCGGCGCGTCGATCTCGTCCAGATTGGCGGCGGCGGCAGCAGGCGCGGCCACGTCGTCCAGGTTGACGGCATCGGCCACGGGGGCCGTGGGCGCGGCGGGCTTGGCCTTGGGCGGCGCCTTCGGGCGCGGTTTGGCCGGCACACGCGGCTTGGTCACTTCAAGCGGGCGCGTGTACAGATTGCCGTCCTGGTAGACCAGCATGTAAGGCTTGCCGACGGCCGGCTTTACCGTTTGGCGCGCCGTCCACTGGCCGTTGGCCACTTGGAACGACAGCGGACCTTCGCAACTGCGATAGCTGTTCTGCCACTTGGACGATTGCACGCCCGACACGCGGTACACGTGATAGACGTGATTGCAGCCAAGTTCCGGCACATCCAGCGTGATCAGCGTCGCGCCCGGCACTTCGGACACATTCGCCACCATCATGGACGCGCCCTTGACCTCAAGCTCCATGACCTTCTTCTGGCCATACAGCTTGATGTCGTACGAATCGTTGTAGTAACGGCGCAGCGCCGCGCGCTCGCCATTGACGGTGAAAACCTGCTGTTCCTTGGCCAATACTTCGCCGAAATCCAGGCCCATCTTGCCCGAGCCGGTACTGACGCAACCGCTCAACGCCATCACGGCGGAAAGGGACACTATTGCGCAAAATGCACGGCTGCCATCGGACCCATTTGCCGCTTTTGCCGAAACCCATCCGATGAAAGCTGAAGACACTACACAACCCCTTGATATTGTTGAGTTTTACCCTGAATAGGAACATTCAAAATATACGTATCATTTAATGTCAAATGATTCGCAATGTTATACTGTAAACCAAAGCGAACAGGGGCAAGGCGAAAAGCATGAAGAAGGTTTGCGTGGCCGCGGCAATAGCCGCAAGCGTCGGCAGCTTGCCGGCGCACGCCGAGGCGTATCGCCTGGCATATTCCAAAGCGGAAAACATCGAGATCTTCATCGACCACGCCACCGGTTCGCCGTGGTGCGGTCCGCATCTGGATCTACGCGCCGTGTACGGCGCCGCCCCCGACGCCGCCGCGCTCGGCCGCTTGCTGCCCAAGATCGGCGTGCTGCTCGGCAAACAATGCCCGCAAGCCGTTGACCTGCGCTGGACCAGCGTTACAAACGCCGGCGCGCGCGTCGCGGACGGCACCAGCACCAAAGCCGCGGGCTGGGCGATGCAAGTTGCAGCCGCTGCCGCGCCGGCTGCGCCTGCAACACCCGCTACACCCGCTACACCCGCAGTAGCCGCAACTCCAGATGCCGCGCCCGCCGTCGCCGCAGCGCCAGCCGCAACGCAAGCGCCGGCTCCCGCAGCCGCCGCGCCGCAGCCCGCTCAAGTGGCAACGCCTGCGCCCACGGCCGCGGCACCGGCCGCCGCCGCACCGGCCGCCGTCGAGCCTGCCGCCCCCGCCGTGGCGGCAG harbors:
- a CDS encoding Bug family tripartite tricarboxylate transporter substrate binding protein produces the protein MSQPRLLARVALAACFTPLLPVAHAQTFPTKPITLVVPHSAGGTSDILARTVAAEAGKTLGQTIIIENKGGANGTIAAKQVATSAPDGYTLLLATASTHGINPSLYSRISYDAVKDFTPVTLLATVPNVLVIGPNVKAANVQELIGYIRGQGDKTNMGSAGAGTPGHLAGEMFKSSAKLAFTHVPYKGGSPAITDLIGGQIDFMFTTIPGVLPHVKAGTLRALAVTSPERSPALPDVPTMAESGLPGFQAVSWHGVVAPSGTPDAVVAKLNQALSGALAAPAVKQRLMEEGAQASNVNTAAFGKFIQTEIATWAQAVKDSGATAN
- the tcuB gene encoding tricarballylate utilization 4Fe-4S protein TcuB, which encodes MKQLEALAREAQSFSTPHSSTPGGPAGAEQPAMSAAMVEHPVQWRGKTAKPQADLLTEDETEVARVMQICNACRYCEGFCAVFPAMTRRLEFGKADLNYLANLCHNCGACLHACQYAPPHEFAVNVPQAMAKVRVQTYTDYAWPAALGTLYKRNGLVLSLATAGGLALFLVLAVLMAGGLFHEPMAGNFYAVFPHNTLALMFGVVFGFSMLALAVGVTRFWRNVSPGAASGAAVAEAAHDALRLRYLDGGHGKGCNNADDAFTLWRRRFHHFTFYGFMLCFAATCVATLYHYLLGQQAPYPFFSAPVLLGTVGGIGLLIGPAGLLWLNIKRHPQQGDAAQKPMDRGFIVLLFLTSATGLALLAGRDGSAMALLLAIHLGVVMALFLTLPYGKFAHGIYRSAALLKWSIEKRQPNKLQLGSD
- the tcuA gene encoding FAD-dependent tricarballylate dehydrogenase TcuA, coding for MVDVLVVGGGNAALCAALMAREAGASVLLLEAAPREWRGGNSQHTRNLRCMHDAPQDVLTDAYPEEEYWQDLLKVTGGQTNEHLARLVIRESSTCRDWMRRHGVNFQPPLSGALHVARTNAFFMGGGKALVNAYYRSAEALGVQIRYNAPVDALELEDGRFKAARIGDERIEARACVLAAGGFESNREWLREAWGQNERGEWPADNFLIRGTRFNMGVLLKFMLDAGADGIGDPSQSHCVAIDARAPLYDGGICTRIDCVSLGVVVNRDAVRFYDEGEDFWPKRYAIWGRLTAMQPGQIAYSIIDAKAIGRFMPPVFPGVKADTLPELADKLGLDPATFEQTLRDYNAACRVGTFDHTALDDCHTEGIAPAKTHWARPIDTAPFYGYALRPGITFTYLGLKVDDTAAVRFNDVPSDNLFVAGEMMAGNVLGKGYTAGVGMSIGTAFGRIAGTRAAAAARAQTLAKSTI
- a CDS encoding LysR family transcriptional regulator, whose amino-acid sequence is MELRQLRYFVRVVEAGSIGRAATSIGMVTSALSQQISRLEGELSTRLLQRSASGVVPTDAGLAFFRQAQLALRHADDAVQAAQQARLAGHVSVGLSSTTAAILGAPFLQAMNERYPDIRLHLVEALSGHLADMLNGRLLDLAIVFQAESARRWSIMPLLDEPLFLCARRDMPGVPDGDTTRLADIAHLPLVLPSGRHGLRALVNNAFLQLGQTPRVVAEVDGLSLLMDVVQLGNAATIQPSSATARIAPGQLHMARIEDAHLFRPNLLVSLSDDELSPAALAARLVLADVSRTLARDGKWAVVALHDS
- a CDS encoding glutathione binding-like protein, with protein sequence MTALDSFAITKKWPAQHPDRIQLYSLPTPNGVKASILLEEIGLPYEAHRVAFDKQDQFSPEFLSLSPNNKIPAILDPNGPDGKPLALFESGAILIYLASKTGQFIPTDTAGRYETLQWVMFQMGGIGPMFGQLGFFHKFAGKDYEDKRPLERYVAESKRLLAVLDQRLEGRDWVMGDEYTVADIAILPWVRNLVGFYDAGNLVEFSRFKNVARVLETFVARPAVVRGLTIPA
- a CDS encoding tetratricopeptide repeat protein is translated as MTFPMQHPFTPLLLAAAALLMPTGAQADVTAASSATPPPGMAQYGVGPHGQSLTLTLLNNRDSAPAPNTPYRLFLTGKQDAIRNTPSQDGILHGTTDAEGRTAWVWTDKAFQPEDFTLIRRVGDGPWGHFFQLHSSGNDKEPVPAWPYILTMHQRWGEQWVDLGYTTRQGATAYFSHNVPAASLSLSIDAPVTDNRACFDELDAINRKFSQNDAAGAQQLIQTMQCADTLRQQLDLAQLLLMVGRQDDARHWLMQSRKWRFPESFAPVETPLLSDRLGLERLLGMPDLALADAQTLQRRQTKPGRPPRASDTDWPNDIAYYLADFPDYLPQAEEEARRSIRLWGPNPYNQGTLGWILSLRGDTEEGLRLMRASYREISRNEEIVADYGLALWRNGQPEQATRLWDEAQAQCVWGRRLYAAMREAQYDDHPYFQPSDSDAVQAYRQRCDGPRIKRKTVTIGPALPPAPAA